The following coding sequences lie in one Musa acuminata AAA Group cultivar baxijiao chromosome BXJ1-8, Cavendish_Baxijiao_AAA, whole genome shotgun sequence genomic window:
- the LOC135589114 gene encoding mannose/glucose-specific lectin-like yields the protein MAGEIKVGPWGGNGGSEWDMGAADRIIKIDIFASEVIAGILITFTRNGQKETKLFGSILGDPHPISLQEDEYLVGVEGSVDTMWEITLVRNLTLTTNKESFGPFGSSGGKPFSIPVASGKIVGFFGRAGAMIDAIGLYLAPN from the exons ATG GCGGGAGAGATCAAGGTGGGGCCGTGGGGTGGCAACGGAGGGTCTGAATGGGACATGGGGGCTGCCGACCGCATCATCAAGATAGATATTTTCGCCAGTGAGGTCATCGCCGGCATTCTGATCACCTTCACCCGTAATGGTCAGAAGGAGACCAAACTCTTCGGTAGCATCCTTGGCGATCCCCACCCG ATTTCTCTGCAAGAGGACGAGTATCTTGTGGGCGTCGAGGGGTCTGTGGATACGATGTGGGAAATCACTCTGGTGAGGAACCTGACGCTGACGACCAACAAGGAAAGCTTTGGACCTTTCGGCTCCAGTGGCGGAAAACCTTTCTCCATTCCTGTAGCCTCGGGTAAGATCGTTGGCTTCTTTGGACGTGCGGGCGCCATGATTGATGCCATCGGACTTTATCTAGCACCGAACTAG
- the LOC135589115 gene encoding jacalin-related lectin 19-like: MAGEIKVGPWGGNGGSEWDMGAADRIINIEIRAIEVIDAIAITFTRNGQTETKYFGGPLGTTYEIPLQEDEYLVGVEGSVDTMSEITLVRNLTLRTNKESYGPFGSSGGKPFSIPVASGKIVGFFGRAGAMIDAIGLYLAPN; encoded by the exons ATG GCGGGAGAGATCAAGGTGGGGCCGTGGGGTGGCAACGGAGGGTCTGAATGGGACATGGGGGCTGCCGACCGCATCATCAACATCGAGATTCGCGCCATAGAGGTCATCGACGCCATCGCGATCACCTTCACCCGTAATGGTCAGACGGAGACCAAGTACTTCGGTGGCCCCCTTGGCACTACCTACGAG ATTCCTCTGCAAGAGGACGAGTATCTTGTGGGCGTCGAGGGGTCTGTGGATACGATGTCCGAAATCACTCTGGTGAGGAACCTGACGCTGAGGACCAACAAGGAAAGCTATGGACCTTTCGGCTCCAGTGGCGGAAAACCTTTCTCCATTCCCGTAGCCTCGGGTAAGATCGTTGGCTTCTTTGGACGTGCGGGCGCCATGATTGATGCCATCGGACTTTATCTAGCACCGAACTAG